One genomic segment of Actinoplanes ianthinogenes includes these proteins:
- a CDS encoding VOC family protein, which produces MPIRTITVPVKDLDAAKALYTRLLGTEPYADAPYYVGFRPEGGPELGLDPHGDVAAGPIVYWHTGDIHAEMASLIATGATEEIPVHDVGGPLIATLRDTDGNLFGLYQAP; this is translated from the coding sequence ATGCCGATCCGCACGATCACCGTCCCGGTCAAGGATCTGGACGCCGCCAAGGCCCTGTACACCCGGCTGCTCGGCACCGAACCGTACGCCGACGCGCCCTACTACGTCGGCTTCCGCCCGGAGGGCGGCCCCGAGCTGGGCCTCGACCCGCACGGCGACGTGGCCGCCGGCCCGATCGTGTACTGGCACACCGGCGACATCCACGCGGAGATGGCCTCGCTGATCGCGACCGGCGCGACCGAGGAGATCCCGGTGCACGACGTCGGCGGCCCGCTGATCGCCACCCTCCGGGACACCGACGGCAACCTGTTCGGCCTCTACCAGGCTCCCTAG
- a CDS encoding AMP-dependent synthetase/ligase, with the protein MALEVPYRSIPDMLFQRVAKTPDAQAFAGPNADDTGMDWLTWRQVGERTKAIAAGLRELGVGLEDRVAILSGTRLEWILADLGINVAGAAATTVYPTTEPEDTTFIVADSGSKVLIAENPKQAMKISGAETSITKVVLIDGPADAGATPPQITLAELEELGAAALRREPSLIDDVIAQLTPDHIATLIYTSGTTGRPKGVELLHRGWTWEGVAQNDLGLFSPDDLHYLWLPMSHAFGKTLLCGILHVGVPTYVDGRVDKLVDKLALIRPTLMCAAPRIFEKVYNKTVTSGLAGGGAKAKIFTWAVRTGKRKVALEQAGKPVGAVLAAQYAVAERLVFKKLQDRLGGRLRVLVSGSAALSRDISEFFAAANLPILEGYGMTEASAANFVNRNGRLKIGTVGEAIGDLEVRIDADGEVLMRGAPVMRGYHNLPEATKEAFTDDGFLRTGDIGELDADGFLKITDRKKDLVKTSGGKFIAPSAIEGAFKAVCPYTSQAIVIGQSRNFVTMLIALDEEAIVTWAAGGPLAGKSYAEIVAAPETHALVEGYLAELNSKLNRWETVKKFSILPRDLSIEAGEVTPSMKIKRRSVETNFAEQIDEMYKGSLAQI; encoded by the coding sequence ATGGCTCTTGAGGTTCCCTACCGGTCGATCCCGGACATGCTCTTCCAGCGCGTGGCGAAGACCCCGGACGCGCAGGCGTTCGCCGGTCCGAACGCGGATGACACCGGCATGGACTGGCTGACCTGGCGGCAGGTGGGCGAGCGCACCAAGGCCATCGCGGCCGGTCTGCGCGAGCTCGGCGTCGGGCTGGAGGACCGGGTCGCGATCCTCTCCGGCACTCGCCTGGAGTGGATCCTGGCCGATCTCGGCATCAACGTGGCCGGCGCGGCCGCCACCACGGTCTACCCGACCACCGAGCCCGAGGACACCACGTTCATCGTGGCCGACTCCGGGTCCAAGGTGCTGATCGCGGAGAACCCGAAGCAGGCGATGAAGATCTCCGGCGCGGAGACCTCGATCACCAAGGTGGTGCTGATCGACGGCCCGGCCGACGCCGGCGCCACCCCGCCGCAGATCACCCTGGCCGAGCTCGAGGAGCTGGGCGCCGCGGCGCTGCGGCGCGAGCCGAGCCTGATCGACGACGTGATCGCCCAGCTCACGCCGGACCACATCGCCACGCTGATCTACACCTCCGGCACCACCGGCCGGCCCAAGGGCGTCGAGCTGCTGCACCGCGGCTGGACCTGGGAGGGCGTCGCGCAGAACGACTTGGGCCTGTTCTCCCCCGACGACCTGCACTACCTGTGGCTGCCGATGTCGCACGCGTTCGGCAAGACGCTGCTCTGCGGCATCCTGCACGTCGGCGTACCCACCTACGTCGACGGCCGGGTGGACAAACTGGTCGACAAGCTGGCGCTGATCCGCCCGACGCTGATGTGCGCCGCCCCCCGCATCTTCGAGAAGGTCTACAACAAGACCGTCACGAGCGGCCTGGCCGGCGGTGGCGCCAAGGCGAAAATCTTCACCTGGGCGGTCCGGACCGGCAAGCGCAAGGTCGCCCTGGAGCAGGCCGGCAAGCCGGTCGGCGCGGTCCTCGCGGCGCAGTACGCGGTGGCCGAACGGCTGGTCTTCAAGAAGCTCCAGGACCGGCTCGGCGGCCGGCTGCGGGTGCTGGTCAGCGGCTCGGCCGCGCTCAGCCGGGACATCTCCGAGTTCTTCGCCGCGGCCAACCTGCCGATCCTGGAGGGCTACGGCATGACCGAGGCCTCCGCGGCGAACTTCGTGAACCGCAACGGCCGCCTCAAGATCGGCACGGTCGGCGAGGCGATCGGCGACCTGGAGGTCCGCATCGACGCCGACGGCGAGGTGCTGATGCGCGGCGCCCCGGTGATGCGGGGCTACCACAACCTGCCGGAGGCCACCAAGGAGGCGTTCACCGACGACGGCTTCCTGCGCACCGGCGACATCGGCGAGCTCGACGCGGACGGCTTCCTGAAAATCACCGACCGCAAGAAGGACCTGGTCAAGACGTCCGGCGGCAAGTTCATCGCGCCGAGCGCGATCGAGGGCGCGTTCAAGGCGGTGTGCCCCTACACCTCCCAGGCGATCGTCATCGGCCAGTCCCGCAACTTCGTCACCATGCTGATCGCCCTCGACGAGGAGGCGATCGTCACCTGGGCCGCCGGCGGCCCGCTGGCCGGCAAGAGCTACGCCGAGATCGTCGCCGCGCCGGAGACGCACGCCCTGGTCGAGGGATACCTGGCCGAGCTCAACAGCAAGCTCAACCGCTGGGAGACGGTCAAGAAGTTCAGCATCCTGCCGCGCGACCTGAGCATCGAGGCGGGCGAGGTGACGCCGTCCATGAAGATCAAGCGGCGCAGCGTCGAGACGAACTTCGCCGAGCAGATCGACGAGATGTACAAGGGCAGCCTCGCGCAGATCTGA
- a CDS encoding carbohydrate kinase family protein: MTFLVIGGTGIDTVVPVAGLPVLGADSARPRGPITDHVSHTGTCVALGLRALGEPVRVIDTLGDDEPGRRIAEAFQKWEIPLVAAPAPAGTRRAVNLMSPDGRRLSLYDGRDVPGYRLPESYYVPLPAGIRHVHVTIMDWARHLLPSLRAAGVTVSTDLHDWDGTNPYHLEFARQADLVFVSGVQLAGRVPADRVVVTHGAGGADLITPDGVTHRDAVDPLAPIVDTNGAGDAFAAAFLAAWTAGKSDGECLDDGVIAGAYACTKPVGVDSFITRDELVRRRRR, encoded by the coding sequence ATGACGTTTCTGGTTATCGGCGGGACCGGGATCGACACCGTGGTTCCGGTGGCCGGCCTGCCGGTGCTCGGCGCCGACTCCGCGCGGCCGCGAGGACCCATCACGGACCACGTCTCGCACACCGGCACCTGCGTGGCGCTCGGGCTGCGCGCGCTCGGCGAGCCGGTGCGGGTGATCGACACGCTCGGTGACGACGAGCCGGGGCGGCGGATCGCCGAGGCGTTCCAGAAGTGGGAGATCCCGCTGGTCGCGGCGCCGGCGCCGGCCGGGACCCGGCGCGCGGTCAACCTGATGAGCCCGGACGGGCGGCGGCTCTCCCTGTACGACGGGCGCGACGTCCCCGGATACCGGCTGCCGGAGTCGTACTACGTGCCGCTGCCGGCCGGGATCCGGCACGTGCACGTGACGATCATGGACTGGGCCCGGCACCTGCTCCCGTCGCTGCGGGCGGCCGGGGTGACCGTCTCGACCGACCTGCACGACTGGGACGGGACGAATCCGTACCACCTGGAGTTCGCCCGCCAGGCCGACCTGGTCTTCGTCAGCGGGGTGCAGCTGGCCGGCCGGGTCCCGGCCGACCGGGTGGTGGTCACCCACGGCGCCGGCGGCGCCGACCTGATCACCCCGGATGGGGTGACGCACCGGGACGCGGTCGACCCGCTCGCGCCGATCGTGGACACCAACGGGGCCGGGGACGCGTTCGCCGCCGCCTTCCTGGCCGCCTGGACGGCGGGGAAGAGCGACGGCGAATGTCTCGACGACGGGGTGATCGCCGGGGCCTACGCCTGCACCAAGCCGGTGGGAGTGGACTCCTTCATCACCCGGGACGAGCTGGTCAGGCGACGCCGCCGCTGA